The following coding sequences lie in one Drosophila bipectinata strain 14024-0381.07 chromosome XR, DbipHiC1v2, whole genome shotgun sequence genomic window:
- the por gene encoding protein-serine O-palmitoleoyltransferase porcupine — translation MDYQYYDEESDYIDVDDGDEDVEDDPSDFTYDDSLREEDYYGGGYEEDGIQLPDGYLEILRSCAQPSLLQVIQYVAPMLVVCLGCRLLCSLHAGRRKIQPGEAASAGSISIPLHLIHLASGLMILYVTLSHRLALILLLSVVGYVLLQLARLGRRGAVILAFVTIGSQFIYELLIWRQRSDWSQLRGIQMVVNMKLISLGFDLTATGTAKSKTIRVPNPLVYLGYIFSPATSCLGPWISFASYLDSLVPRNSWLVTLRRLLPNLVLCLVALVVSNCIAPFLGELFAFSSHFLGMYFEAMSVRSSHYFVSFIAQALLVASDQGTENESQWLGPLVTQPWRIEWPRSISSLVRSWNIPMHEWLKRYVYGPWKKEDGSKGRTILAVLCTYLVSSLLHGMDLRIYLVLISLAIFGEGEVLLRRHISSVLDACLSANRCRGRDRCRYANCPKKRNWLCFRSCLIRLANLGFTALTIFHLAYLGVVLLGESLESSDDHESFLAHWQRAGYLSHYIGVGTFVLYLFIS, via the coding sequence ATGGACTACCAATATTACGACGAGGAGAGCGACTACATCGACGTGGACGATGGGGACGAGGACGTGGAGGACGACCCGTCGGACTTCACATACGACGATAGTCTGCGGGAGGAGGACTACTACGGCGGAGGATACGAGGAGGATGGGATCCAACTGCCAGATGGCTACCTGGAGATCCTGCGCTCCTGTGCCCAGCCCTCGCTGCTGCAGGTGATCCAGTATGTGGCGCCCATGCTGGTCGTGTGCCTGGGATGTCGTCTCCTGTGCTCCCTCCATGCTGGGAGAAGAAAGATCCAGCCAGGAGAGGCTGCCTCCGCGGGCAGCATCTCAATCCCCCTGCACTTGATCCACCTGGCCAGTGGCCTGATGATCCTCTATGTCACGTTGAGTCATAGACTAGCTCTGATCCTCCTGCTATCGGTTGTGGGCTATGTGCTGCTCCAGCTGGCCCGCCTGGGCAGGAGGGGAGCTGTCATCCTGGCCTTTGTCACCATTGGGAGTCAGTTTATCTACGAGCTCTTGATCTGGCGACAGAGGAGCGACTGGTCACAGCTGCGGGGCATCCAAATGGTGGTCAACATGAAGTTGATCTCTCTGGGATTCGATTTAACGGCGACTGGGACGGCCAAGTCGAAGACCATTCGAGTGCCCAATCCTCTGGTCTACTTGGGTTACATCTTCAGTCCAGCCACCTCCTGCCTGGGTCCTTGGATCAGTTTCGCCAGCTACCTAGACAGCCTGGTGCCCCGGAATTCTTGGCTAGTGACGCTGCGACGGCTGCTTCCCAATCTGGTCCTCTGCCTGGTGGCCCTGGTGGTGTCCAACTGCATAGCTCCCTTCCTGGGCGAGCTGTTCGCATTCTCCTCCCACTTCCTGGGCATGTACTTCGAGGCGATGAGTGTCCGGAGCAGTCACTACTTTGTCAGCTTTATAGCCCAGGCACTGCTGGTGGCCAGCGACCAGGGCACGGAGAACGAGTCACAGTGGCTGGGACCGCTGGTCACCCAGCCGTGGCGCATCGAGTGGCCCAGATCCATTAGCTCCCTGGTCCGGAGCTGGAACATTCCCATGCACGAGTGGCTAAAGCGGTACGTCTACGGGCCCTGGAAGAAGGAGGACGGATCCAAGGGACGCACCATCCTGGCTGTGCTATGTACTTATCTGGTTTCCAGCCTGCTGCACGGCATGGATCTCCGCATCTACCTGGTGCTCATCTCGCTGGCCATCTTTGGTGAAGGTGAGGTCCTTCTGAGGCGACACATTTCCAGCGTCTTGGATGCCTGCCTGTCGGCGAATCGTTGCCGGGGAAGAGATCGGTGTCGTTATGCCAACTGCCCCAAGAAGAGGAACTGGCTTTGCTTCCGATCCTGCCTCATCCGATTAGCCAACCTGGGATTCACGGCTCTCACCATCTTCCATCTGGCCTACTTGGGTGTTGTCCTGCTGGGTGAGTCCCTGGAATCCAGCGACGATCACGAATCCTTCCTGGCGCACTGGCAGCGTGCCGGCTATCTCAGCCACTACATCGGCGTTGGAACCTTCGTCCTTTATCTCTTCATCTCGTGA
- the LOC108132801 gene encoding nitric oxide synthase-interacting protein homolog: MTRHARNCTAGAVYTYNEKKRDAAESGYGTNAQRLGKDSVKSFDCCSLTLQPCRRPVITKDGYLFDKEAILQYIVTKKNEYSRRLKEYERLRKVEEDEVSAEANKKQEARMEKFVNGEKPAMTPAHRSAQASTSSAASTSASTSASSSSSISNMTNGHEKKLPSFWLPSECPNAGVAKAQKPDATIYCPVSQQPLRVKDLIDVKFTLLRDGDTKKSLIAKEARYMCPITHDVLSNAVPCAVLRPTGDVVTMECVERLIRKDMIHPLTDRKLKDKDIIPLQRGGTGYATTNDNLQGKEKRPMLQV; encoded by the exons ATGACACGCCACGCCAGGAACTGTACGGCCGGAGCCGTCTACACGTACAACGAGAAGAAGCGCGATGCGGCAGAGTCCGGATACGGAACGAATGCCCAGCGGCTGGGAAAGGACTCGGTGAAGTCCTTCGACTGCTGCTCCTTGACGCTGCAGCCGTGCCGACGGCCGGTCATCACCAAGGACGGCTACCTGTTCGACAAGGAGGCCATCCTGCAGTACATCGTCACCAAGAAGAACGAGTACAGCCGCCGGCTGAAGGAGTACGAGCGCCTCCGCAAGGTCGAGGAGGACGAGGTCAGTGCGGAGGCCAACAAGAAGCAGGAGGCGCGCATGGAGAAGTTCGTGAATGGCGAGAAGCCAGCCATGACCCCAGCCCACCGCTCGGCACAGGCCTCCACCTCGAGTGCTGCCAGTACCTCCGCATCCACATCCGCCTCGTCCTCATCCTCCATTTCCAATATGACCAACGGCCATGAGAAGAAGCTGCCCAGCTTCTGGCTGCCCTCGGAGTGTCCCAATGCCGGCGTGGCCAAGGCCCAGAAGCCGGATGCCACCATCTACTGTCCAGTGTCGCAGCAGCCCCTTCGCGTCAAGGATCTGATCGATGTGAAGTTCACCCTGCTGCGGGATGGGGACACAAAGAAGTCACTGATCGCCAAGGAGGCCCGCTACATGTGCCCCATCACCCACGATGTCCTCAGCAATGCCGTGCCCTGCGCCGTCCTGCGTCCCAC GGGCGATGTGGTGACCATGGAGTGTGTGGAGCGACTTATACGCAAGGACATGATTCATCCGCTCACCGATCGCAAGCTCAAGGATAAGGACATTATTCCGCTGCAGAGG GGCGGCACTGGATATGCCACCACCAATGACAACCTCCAGGGCAAGGAGAAGCGTCCCATGCTACAGGTCTAA
- the betaCOP gene encoding coatomer subunit beta has translation MTSQVPCYTIINSPDLDVPNEMQLKQDLEKGDTNVKIETLKKVIKLLLNGERYPGLIMTIIRFVLPVQNHTIKKLLLIFWEIVPKTSADGKLLQEMILVCDAYRKDLQHPNEFLRGSTLRFLCKLKEPELLEPLMPAIRACLDHRHSYVRRNAVLAIFTIYKNFDWLVPDGPELIANFLDTQQDMSCKRNAFLMLLHADQERALNYLASCIDQVHTFGDILQLVIVELIYKVCHANPAERSRFIRCIYNLLNSSSNAVRYESAGTLITLSLAPTAIKAAASCYIELVVKESDNNVKLIVLDRLVAMKEHEGMEKVMQDLVMDVLRVLAAPDIEVRRKTLALALDLVYSRNIGEMVLVLKKEVAKTHNVEHEDTGKYRQLLVRTLHTCSIKFPDVAANVIPVLVDFLSDTNELAAADVLVFIREAIQKFPALRALIIEHLIEAFPQIKSSKIHRAAVWILGEYVEGPQILEVIAVIQQTLGEVPMVEAEQRRLAGDQTDEQQQSQGNGAGEGAATTSGSGTGSGNASNKVTSDGTYATQSAYSLAPVAKAEKRPPLRQYLMDGDFFIGAALSATLTKLALRYAELEAEPRAQNRLTTQVMLIMSSILHLGKSGFPTKPITNDDTDRIFVCLRTLSERTPEAVAVFTLFCREALGKMLDAQADEDQRVLKEKQRAAAKVQPDDPVLFGQLSNGRDNQLGENVFESSLNQALAGTKNAQMSDISSPNNKLNKVTQLTGFSDPVYAEAYVNVNQYDIVLDVLIVNQTNDTLQNCTLELATLGDLKLVERPHPVVLAPHDFCNIKANVKVSSTENGIIFGNIVYDTALNTNVVVLNTIHIDIMDYIIPASCTDTEFRQMWQDFEWENKVTVNTSFTDLHEYLKHLLKSTNMKCLTPEKALSGQCGFMAANMYAKSIFGENALANLSIEKPVDDPESKVTGHIRIRAKSQGMALSLGDKISSSQKQSVQAA, from the exons ATGACGTCGCAAGTGCCGTGTTACACGATTATAAACTCCCCGGACCTGGACGTCCCCAATGAGATGCAACTGAAACAGGACCTGGAGAAGGGCGACACCAACGTCAAGATCGAGACCCTGAAGAAGGTCATCAAGCTGCTCCTCAATGGCGAACGATATCCCGGCCTGATTATGACCATCATCCGGTTTGTGCTCCCCGTCCAGAATCATACGATCAAGAAGCTGCTGTTGATCTTCTGGGAGATCGTACCGAAGACCTCGGCGGATGGCAAGCTCTTGCAGGAGATGATCCTGGTGTGTGATGCCTACCGGAAGGACCTGCAGCATCCGAATGAGTTTCTGCGCGGCTCCACCCTGCGGTTTCTGTGCAAGCTGAAGGAGCCGGAACTGCTGGAGCCCCTGATGCCAGCCATTCGTGCCTGTCTGGACCATCGGCACTCGTATGTGCGCCGGAACGCCGTCCTGGCCATCTTCACGATCTACAAGAACTTTGACTGGCTGGTGCCGGACGGACCGGAGCTGATTGCCAACTTTCTGGACACCCAGCAGGACATGAGCTGCAAGCGGAACGCCTTCCTGATGCTCCTCCATGCCGACCAGGAGCGTGCCCTCAACTATCTGGCGTCGTGCATCGACCAGGTGCACACCTTCGGCGACATCCTCCAGCTGGTGATCGTCGAACTGATCTACAAAGTGTGCCACGCCAATCCCGCCGAGCGGTCGCGCTTCATCCGCTGCATCTACAACCTGCTGAACTCCAGCTCCAATGCCGTCAGGTATGAGTCCGCTGGCACCCTCATCACCCTGTCCCTGGCGCCCACGGCCATCAAGGCGGCCGCCAGCTGCTACATCGAGCTCGTCGTCAAGGAGAGCGACAACAACGTGAAACTGATTGTTCTGGACCGTCTGGTGGCCATGAAGGAGCACGAGGGCATGGAGAAGGTGATGCAGGACCTGGTCATGGACGTCCTTCGCGTTCTGGCCGCTCCCGATATCGAGGTTCGCCGCAAGACCCTGGCCCTGGCTCTGGACTTGGTCTACTCCCGGAATATCGGTGAGATGGTGTTGGTCCTCAAGAAGGAGGTGGCCAAGACCCACAATGTGGAGCACGAGGATACTGGCAAGTATCGCCAGCTGCTGGTCCGCACCCTGCACACCTGTTCCATCAAGTTCCCCGACGTGGCCGCCAACGTTATACCCGTGCTGGTCGACTTCCTGTCCGACACCAACGAGCTGGCCGCCGCCGATGTCCTCGTCTTCATCCGGGAGGCCATCCAGAAGTTCCCAGCCCTGCGGGCGCTCATCATCGAGCACTTGATCGAGGCCTTCCCCCAGATCAAGTCCTCGAAGATCCATCGCGCCGCTGTCTGGATCCTCGGCGAGTACGTGGAGGGGCCTCAGATCCTGGAGGTGATTGCCGTCATCCAGCAGACCTTGGGCGAGGTGCCCATGGTGGAGGCGGAGCAGCGTCGCCTCGCTGGCGACCAGACGGAcgagcagcagcagtcgcAGGGCAACGGTGCCGGCGAGGGAGCAGCCACAACATCTGGATCTGGAACTGGATCGGGCAATGCCAGCAATAAGGTCACATCCGATGGTACCTATGCCACCCAAAGCGCCTACAGCTTGGCACC GGTGGCCAAGGCCGAGAAGCGTCCACCACTGCGTCAGTATCTGATGGATGGAGACTTCTTCATCGGTGCCGCATTGTCCGCCACCCTGACCAAGCTGGCGCTGCGCTACGCCGAACTGGAGGCTGAGCCACGCGCCCAGAACCGTCTCACCACCCAGGTGATGCTCATCATGAGCTCCATCCTCCATCTGGGCAAGTCCGGCTTCCCCACCAAGCCGATCACCAACGACGACACCGATCGCATCTTTGTCTGCCTCCGGACGCTCAGCGAACGCACTCCCGAGGCCGTTGCCGTCTTTACTTTGTTCTGCCGGGAGGCACTCGGCAAGATGCTGGACGCCCAGGCCGATGAGGATCAACGGGTGCTGAAGGAGAAGCAACGGGCCGCCGCCAAGGTCCAGCCCGATGATCCGGTACTCTTCGGCCAGCTGTCCAACGGGCGGGATAACCAGCTGGGCGAGAATGTGTTCGAGTCGAGCTTGAACCAGGCCCTGGCTGGAACCAAGAATGCCCAGATGAGCGACATCTCGTCGCCGAACAACAAGCTCAACAAGGTCACCCAACTGACGGGCTTCTCGGATCCGGTCTATGCCGAGGCCTACGTCAATGTGAATCAGTATGACATCGTCTTGGATGTCCTAATCGTGAATCAGACCA ACGACACTCTTCAAAACTGCACCCTGGAGCTGGCCACCCTGGGCGACCTGAAGCTAGTGGAGCGTCCGCATCCAGTGGTCCTCGCCCCGCACGACTTCTGCAATATCAAGGCCAACGTTAAGGTCTCTTCCACAGAGAATGGCATCATCTTTGGCAATATAG TTTACGACACCGCCTTAAATACGAATGTTGTGGTGTTGAACACCATCCACATCGATATCATGGACTATATCATTCCGGCCAGCTGCACCGACACCGAGTTCCGGCAAATGTGGCAGGACTTTGAATGGGAGAACAAGGTGACGGTCAACACCAGCTTCACCGACCTGCACGAGTATCTCAAGCACCTGCTGAAGAGCACCAACATGAAGTGCCTAACGCCGGAGAAGGCATTGTCCGGCCAGTGTGGCTTTATGGCCGCCAATATGTATGCCAA GTCCATTTTCGGTGAGAATGCTTTGGCAAATCTGAGCATCGAGAAGCCTGTAGATGATCCCGAATCCAAGGTCACAGGACACATACGCATTCGAGCAAAGAGTCAG GGCATGGCCTTGAGTCTTGGGGATAAGATCAGTTCATCGCAGAAGCAATCGGTGCAGGCGGCCTAG
- the Tsf1 gene encoding transferrin translates to MSPRVEILVVALVVGLCQVALAEEPIYRLCVPKIYLKECQQLLADPSEAGIRMECVPGRDRVDCLELIEQRKADVLASEPEDMYIAYHRKNEDFRVISEIRTQQDKDAPFRYEGIILVKKTSPIHTLQQLRGAKSCHTGFGRNVGYRIPITKLKNTKVLKVSLDPEISATERELKALSEFFSESCLVGNYSTYPNTDRSLKKKYANLCALCEKPEQCNYPDRFSGYDGAIRCLDKGKGEVAFTKVQYIKKYFGLAGGDTPAEGNPDEFEYLCEDGTRKPITGPACSWAQRPWMGYISNEQAVRTPEKLDQLQHRLERFFANGLQAQNKDAAAHLLIQPNAVYHSKDSAIDPKVYLERAGYKDVIERDGSAIRKIRLCAQNDAEFAKCQALHQAAYSRDARPELQCIQSVDCVLAVSKKEADLVVVDGNGWAGARRENLQPVIFELLDPLETLVAVAPPSVGYRDIPTAGVKYDETSERAQLAAVFLHGGLGVDKCSIRSNPEGQVHIVPASELEKYKDYQLLCGKTDRRPVTDYQSCPVEVQLPHAVFIRTETTAVEQETIKHLFSAFSDKFGAHGKFVDVFAIFGEFQQGHPNVYFDDKAVAFITEIKNPYQDEQIVQQLKCESRNKIKKN, encoded by the exons ATGAGTCCCCGGGTTGAGATTCTAGTGGTGGCTCTGGTGGTGGGCCTATGCCAGGTGGCTCTAGCTGAAGAGCCTAttt ATCGCTTGTGTGTCCCGAAAATCTATTTAAAGGAATGCCAACAATTATTGGCCGATCCCTCGGAGGCTGGCATCCGAATGGAGTGTGTCCCGGGACGAGATCGTGTCGATTGTTTGGAGCTGATTGAACAGAGGAAGGCCGATGTCCTGGCCTCGGAACCGGAGGATATGTACATTGCCTATCATCGCAAGAATGAGGACTTTCGAGTGATTTCTGAGATTCGCACCCAACAGGATAAAGATG CCCCCTTCCGTTACGAGGGCATTATCCTTGTAAAGAAGACCTCTCCCATTCACACTCTGCAACAGCTACGTGGCGCCAAGTCCTGCCACACTGGCTTCGGACGCAATGTCGGCTACAGGATTCCCATCACCAAGCTAAAGAACACCAAGGTCCTGAAAGTATCCCTTGATCCGGAAATATCCGCCACGGAGAGGGAACTAAAAGCGCTATCCGAGTTCTTCAGCGAGTCCTGTTTGGTAGGCAATTACTCCACGTACCCGAATACGGATCGATCCTTGAAGAAGAAGTACGCCAACCTGTGCGCCCTGTGCGAGAAGCCAGAACAGTGCAACTATCCGGATCGGTTCAGTGGCTACGACGGTGCCATCCGGTGTCTGGACAAGGGCAAGGGCGAGGTGGCCTTCACCAAGGTGCAGTACATCAAGAAGTACTTCGGACTGGCCGGAGGGGATACCCCGGCGGAGGGTAATCCGGATGAGTTTGAGTATCTGTGCGAGGATGGGACTCGGAAGCCGATCACAGGACCCGCCTGCTCCTGGGCCCAGCGTCCCTGGATGGGCTACATTTCCAACGAACAGGCCGTCCGGACGCCCGAGAAACTCGACCAGCTGCAGCACCGACTGGAGCGCTTCTTCGCCAACGGCCTGCAGGCCCAGAACAAGGATGCCGCCGCCCACTTGCTCATCCAGCCGAACGCCGTCTACCACAGCAAGGACTCGGCCATTGATCCCAAGGTCTACTTGGAGCGTGCCGGCTACAAGGATGTGATCGAGCGGGATGGCAGTGCTATTCGCAAAATCCGGCTCTGTGCCCAGAACGATGCCGAGTTCGCCAAGTGCCAGGCTCTGCACCAGGCCGCCTACTCTCGGGATGCTCGTCCGGAGCTGCAGTGCATCCAGTCCGTGGACTGTGTCCTGGCGGTCAGCAAGAAGGAGGCCGATCTGGTGGTGGTCGATGGCAATGGTTGGGCGGGTGCCAGAAGGGAAAACCTGCAGCCGGTGATCTTCGAGCTGTTGGATCCTTTGGAGACTCTGGTGGCTGTGGCGCCACCTAGCGTTGGATACCGCGATATCCCGACAGCGGGCGT aaaATATGATGAAACCTCGGAACGTGCCCAGCTCGCCGCTGTCTTCCTGCACGGTGGCCTCGGCGTGGACAAGTGCTCCATTCGCTCCAATCCCGAGGGCCAGGTTCACATAGTGCCCGCCTCCGAGCTGGAGAAGTACAAGGACTACCAGCTGTTGTGCGGAAAGACCGATCGTCGTCCTGTCACCGACTATCAGTCGTGTCCTGTGGAAGTCCAACTGCCACATGCCGTCTTCATCCGAACGGAAACCACGGCCGTGGAGCAGGAGACCATCAAGCACCTGTTCTCCGCATTTTCGGACAAGTTTGGAGCACATGGCAAGTTCGTGGATGTGTTTGCCATTTTTGGAGAATTCCAGCAAGGACATCCCAATGTCTATTTCGAT gacAAAGCTGTGGCCTTTATTACGGAAATCAAAAATCCTTACCAAGATGAGCAAATTGTTCAGCAACTCAAGTGCGAGAGTCGCaataaaatcaagaaaaattaa
- the Nt5b gene encoding cytosolic purine 5'-nucleotidase isoform X3, producing MNDSAPNTPGPSSASTQPKKYYRHAAHRVFVNRSLHLENIKYYGFDMDYTLAEYKSPQYEQLGFNLVKERLVQMGYPKEILQFEYDPTFPVRGLWFDTLYGNLLKVDAYGNILVCVHGFEFIKHHQVYELYPNKFLKLDESRVYVLNTLFNLPETYLLACLTDFFTNSNEFVRVERGIKAGDFLFTYKSIFQDVRRAVDWVHSDGDLKRRTTQNMAHYVKKDARLPTVLSRIRESGAKLFMLTNSDYTYTNEIMTYLFDFPHGATEEEPHRDWKTYFDVIVVDARKPLFFDEGTVLRQVDTKTGGLKIGTHIGPLQPGQVYSGGSCELFTKFINAKGKDVLYVGDHIFGDILKSKKIRGWRTFLIVPELVRELHVWTDECQLFAELQNLDIKLGDLYRDLDSSAKVKPDISQLRTCIRDVTHKMDMAYGMMGSLFRSGSRQTFFSSQVVRYADVYAATLLNLIYYPFSYMFRAPAMLLPHESTVAHDQLAPAPAPAPATASGSTCSPDEPAPGRIVAGSDQPQQPAKEAKDLHRASSIVHTRPSTPTVVTHTHDEDYSEEEETASGAESPSEQQLREASED from the exons AGTCTTTGTGAACAGATCACTGCATTTGGAGAACATCAAGTACTATGGCTTTGACATGGATTATACCCTGGcag AGTACAAGTCACCGCAATATGAGCAATTGGGCTTCAATCTCGTCAAGGAGCGTCTAGTCCAAATGGGCTATCCCAAGGAGATCCTTCAGTTCGAATATGATCCCACTTTTCCCGTTCGTGGTCTCTGGTTCGATACACTGTACGGAAATTTGCTCAAAGTTGATGCCTATGGCAATATTTTGGTCTGTGTCCATGGCTTTGAGTTTATAAAGCA CCACCAGGTGTATGAATTATATCCAAATAAGTTTCTCAAACTAGACGAGTCGCGTGTTTATGTCTTGAACACGCTTTTCAATCTGCCGGAGACCTATCTTCTGGCCTGTCTTACTGACTTTTTCACAAACAGCAATGAGTTTGTTCG CGTTGAACGCGGCATCAAAGCTGGCGATTTCCTTTTCACGTACAAGTCGATTTTCCAGGACGTGCGTCGTGCCGTCGACTGGGTGCATTCCGATGGTGATCTGAAGCGTCGTACCACTCAG AACATGGCCCACTATGTGAAGAAGGACGCTCGCCTGCCCACTGTCCTGTCGCGTATCCGAGAGTCGGGAGCCAAGCTCTTCATGCTGACCAACAGCGACTACACGTACACCAATGAGATCATGACCTATCTGTTCGACTTCCCCCATGGAGCCACCGAGGAGGAGCCGCATCGCGACTGGAAGACCTACTTCGATGTGATTGTGGTGGATGCCCGCAAGCCGCTCTTCTTCGACGAGGGCACTGTCCTCCGGCAGGTGGACACCAAGACCGGTGGCCTCAAGATCGGCACCCATATCGGACCACTGCAACCCGGCCAGGTGTACTCGGGTGGGTCCTGTGAGCTCTTCACCAAGTTCATTAATGCAAAGGGCAAGGACGTCCTCTACGTGGGTGATCACATTTTCGGCGACATTCTGAAGTCGAAGAAGATCCGGGGCTGGCGTACGTTCCTGATTGTACCGGAACTGGTCCGGGAGCTGCACGTCTGGACGGATGAGTGCCAGTTGTTTGCGGAGCTCCAGAATCTGGACATAAAGCTGGGCGACCTGTATCGCGATCTGGACTCCAGTGCCAAGGTCAAGCCGGATATATCCCAGCTGCGCACCTGCATCCGCGACGTTACCCACAAAATGGACATGGCCTATGGCATGATGGGCTCCCTCTTCCGGTCGGGATCGCGTCAGACCTTCTTCTCCAGCCAGGTGGTGCGATATGCCGACGTCTATGCCGCCACCTTGCTCAATCTCATCTACTATCCCTTCTCGTACATGTTCCGTGCTCCGGCGATGCTCTTGCCCCACGAGTCCACTGTCGCTCACGATCAGCTGGCTCCAGCTCCGGCCCCGGCTCCGGCCACGGCTTCCGGCTCCACATGCTCCCCAGATGAGCCAGCACCTGGTAGGATTGTAGCTGGCAGTGATCAGCCACAGCAGCCGGCCAAAGAAGCCAAGGATTTGCATCGAGCT AGCTCCATTGTCCACACACGCCCCTCCACACCCACCGTCGTCACTCACACCCACGACGAGGACTAttccgaggaggaggagacgGCCAGTGGCGCCGAGTCGCCCTCCGAGCAGCAGCTCCGTGAAGCTTCCGAGGATTAA
- the Nt5b gene encoding cytosolic purine 5'-nucleotidase isoform X2, with amino-acid sequence MQATTNEIARTQQDCVKTCDREYCNCSPSTQYDMNDSAPNTPGPSSASTQPKKYYRHAAHRVFVNRSLHLENIKYYGFDMDYTLAEYKSPQYEQLGFNLVKERLVQMGYPKEILQFEYDPTFPVRGLWFDTLYGNLLKVDAYGNILVCVHGFEFIKHHQVYELYPNKFLKLDESRVYVLNTLFNLPETYLLACLTDFFTNSNEFVRVERGIKAGDFLFTYKSIFQDVRRAVDWVHSDGDLKRRTTQNMAHYVKKDARLPTVLSRIRESGAKLFMLTNSDYTYTNEIMTYLFDFPHGATEEEPHRDWKTYFDVIVVDARKPLFFDEGTVLRQVDTKTGGLKIGTHIGPLQPGQVYSGGSCELFTKFINAKGKDVLYVGDHIFGDILKSKKIRGWRTFLIVPELVRELHVWTDECQLFAELQNLDIKLGDLYRDLDSSAKVKPDISQLRTCIRDVTHKMDMAYGMMGSLFRSGSRQTFFSSQVVRYADVYAATLLNLIYYPFSYMFRAPAMLLPHESTVAHDQLAPAPAPAPATASGSTCSPDEPAPGRIVAGSDQPQQPAKEAKDLHRASSIVHTRPSTPTVVTHTHDEDYSEEEETASGAESPSEQQLREASED; translated from the exons AGTCTTTGTGAACAGATCACTGCATTTGGAGAACATCAAGTACTATGGCTTTGACATGGATTATACCCTGGcag AGTACAAGTCACCGCAATATGAGCAATTGGGCTTCAATCTCGTCAAGGAGCGTCTAGTCCAAATGGGCTATCCCAAGGAGATCCTTCAGTTCGAATATGATCCCACTTTTCCCGTTCGTGGTCTCTGGTTCGATACACTGTACGGAAATTTGCTCAAAGTTGATGCCTATGGCAATATTTTGGTCTGTGTCCATGGCTTTGAGTTTATAAAGCA CCACCAGGTGTATGAATTATATCCAAATAAGTTTCTCAAACTAGACGAGTCGCGTGTTTATGTCTTGAACACGCTTTTCAATCTGCCGGAGACCTATCTTCTGGCCTGTCTTACTGACTTTTTCACAAACAGCAATGAGTTTGTTCG CGTTGAACGCGGCATCAAAGCTGGCGATTTCCTTTTCACGTACAAGTCGATTTTCCAGGACGTGCGTCGTGCCGTCGACTGGGTGCATTCCGATGGTGATCTGAAGCGTCGTACCACTCAG AACATGGCCCACTATGTGAAGAAGGACGCTCGCCTGCCCACTGTCCTGTCGCGTATCCGAGAGTCGGGAGCCAAGCTCTTCATGCTGACCAACAGCGACTACACGTACACCAATGAGATCATGACCTATCTGTTCGACTTCCCCCATGGAGCCACCGAGGAGGAGCCGCATCGCGACTGGAAGACCTACTTCGATGTGATTGTGGTGGATGCCCGCAAGCCGCTCTTCTTCGACGAGGGCACTGTCCTCCGGCAGGTGGACACCAAGACCGGTGGCCTCAAGATCGGCACCCATATCGGACCACTGCAACCCGGCCAGGTGTACTCGGGTGGGTCCTGTGAGCTCTTCACCAAGTTCATTAATGCAAAGGGCAAGGACGTCCTCTACGTGGGTGATCACATTTTCGGCGACATTCTGAAGTCGAAGAAGATCCGGGGCTGGCGTACGTTCCTGATTGTACCGGAACTGGTCCGGGAGCTGCACGTCTGGACGGATGAGTGCCAGTTGTTTGCGGAGCTCCAGAATCTGGACATAAAGCTGGGCGACCTGTATCGCGATCTGGACTCCAGTGCCAAGGTCAAGCCGGATATATCCCAGCTGCGCACCTGCATCCGCGACGTTACCCACAAAATGGACATGGCCTATGGCATGATGGGCTCCCTCTTCCGGTCGGGATCGCGTCAGACCTTCTTCTCCAGCCAGGTGGTGCGATATGCCGACGTCTATGCCGCCACCTTGCTCAATCTCATCTACTATCCCTTCTCGTACATGTTCCGTGCTCCGGCGATGCTCTTGCCCCACGAGTCCACTGTCGCTCACGATCAGCTGGCTCCAGCTCCGGCCCCGGCTCCGGCCACGGCTTCCGGCTCCACATGCTCCCCAGATGAGCCAGCACCTGGTAGGATTGTAGCTGGCAGTGATCAGCCACAGCAGCCGGCCAAAGAAGCCAAGGATTTGCATCGAGCT AGCTCCATTGTCCACACACGCCCCTCCACACCCACCGTCGTCACTCACACCCACGACGAGGACTAttccgaggaggaggagacgGCCAGTGGCGCCGAGTCGCCCTCCGAGCAGCAGCTCCGTGAAGCTTCCGAGGATTAA